The window TTATTTGTCTTTGGCTATACACTGGTACATGGTGGTGGTATGGCAAATATGACTGCCACCCTTGCAAATAAAGTAAGTCCTGAGTTTGTTGGCCCCTATGGCCTAGTAGGTCCTGGTCTTGCTATAGGTTGGTTCTTCTGTCTATCTATAGGTATAGTTGGCCAGCCTCAAATTGCTCATAAATTCTATATGATAAAGGATGTAAAAAAATTGAAATGGGGTCCCGCATTGGCAGGTTTAGCAGGCATGTTGGGAGGACTACTATGGTTAGGTGTTGGATTGGCAGTAAGATATAAAGTAGAGATAGGAGAATTAGCTGCTTTAGAAAATTCAGACTATGCTATATCCATATTCTTAAACACATATTCTCCCAAAATATTGGCAGGAATCATATATGCTGGTATCATATCTGCCGTTATGTCCACAGCTGACTCATTTATAAACCTTGCATCAGCATCTATAGTTAGAGATATCCCTAAAATATTTGATAAGCATATTTCTTCTAAAAAAGAATTGCAATATGGTAGAATTGCAGTAGTATTCTTATCAATACTTACGGTTATAGTGTCATTCATATTTGGAACTAAAGGAATAGCCATATTGGGCGCATTTGGATGGGGAACCTTCGCAGCAGCATTAGCTCCAGCATTAGGTATAGGTCTAAACTGGAAACGTGGAACTAAGGAAGGTGCATTCTGGTCAATATTAATTGGACTACTATTAAATGTCGGTCTAGAAGTATCCAAAAGCTTGGGAGCATCATTCTATCAAAATATATTTGCTCCACTCAAAATCTATAATGGTACATTGACATTAGTCATCTCTGTTATAATATATATAGTCGTTTCATATATGACATCAGAGCCTAAACTAGATAGTGATATGAACGCAGTAATGGATTCTTAAATCATACCATGAAAGTAGATGATTCCCATATGAGTGAATATATAATAGATATTTTATCAAAATTTTTTGAAGTAGGGTTCTATCAAAAACAATATTATGACATAGTTATCACTAACAAAAAATTGATATTAGTATGGCTAGGTGAAAGCTTCAAGCCCTGGATGCTCAGGGCTGACCCTGGTCAA of the Clostridiisalibacter paucivorans DSM 22131 genome contains:
- a CDS encoding sodium:solute symporter family transporter; translation: MSTVITVIIIYMLIVLAIGFWAMKKTKDSSDFFVAGKQLGIVAVAMASFSAAISGYVFVGGPGLEYKLGIGTLWMTFPTSISFTMAWLILGKKMRFLAETRDCMTVADAIYARYKSKGASFLSAIASLVGLILYLATQISAFAFILSPIFGWSFKTSVVIGMAVVLIYSVAGGMLAGVYTDVFQGSIMAVASLFVFGYTLVHGGGMANMTATLANKVSPEFVGPYGLVGPGLAIGWFFCLSIGIVGQPQIAHKFYMIKDVKKLKWGPALAGLAGMLGGLLWLGVGLAVRYKVEIGELAALENSDYAISIFLNTYSPKILAGIIYAGIISAVMSTADSFINLASASIVRDIPKIFDKHISSKKELQYGRIAVVFLSILTVIVSFIFGTKGIAILGAFGWGTFAAALAPALGIGLNWKRGTKEGAFWSILIGLLLNVGLEVSKSLGASFYQNIFAPLKIYNGTLTLVISVIIYIVVSYMTSEPKLDSDMNAVMDS